Proteins encoded in a region of the Pseudomonas viciae genome:
- a CDS encoding YraN family protein has protein sequence MPDRSRQQSGRDAEGQALAHLQQQGLRLLAQNWLCKRGELDLVMLDGDTVVFVEVRYRKNTQWGGALDSIDGRKRQKLIFAAQYFLQRESRWADHPCRFDVVAIDSNADQLNWLQNAFDS, from the coding sequence ATGCCTGACCGGTCACGCCAGCAAAGCGGACGAGATGCCGAGGGCCAGGCCCTCGCGCATCTTCAACAACAAGGTCTGCGCCTGCTGGCGCAGAACTGGTTATGCAAACGCGGCGAGCTTGATCTGGTCATGCTTGACGGCGATACAGTAGTATTCGTCGAAGTCCGCTACAGAAAAAACACCCAATGGGGCGGTGCGCTCGACAGCATCGACGGGCGCAAGCGCCAGAAGCTGATTTTCGCCGCGCAGTATTTTCTGCAAAGGGAGTCTCGCTGGGCCGATCATCCTTGCCGTTTCGACGTCGTTGCCATCGACAGCAACGCCGATCAGTTGAACTGGCTACAGAACGCCTTCGACAGCTGA
- a CDS encoding phosphoheptose isomerase produces MDMQSRIRQLFQASIDTKQQAMDVLAPHIEQASQVMVNALLNEGKMLSCGNGGSAGDAQHFSSELLNRFERERPSLPAIALTTDSSTITSIANDYSYNEIFSKQIRALGQPGDVLLAISTSGNSANIIQAIQAAHDREMIVVALTGRDGGGMASLLLPEDVEIRVPANVTARIQEVHLLAIHCLCDLIDSQLFGSEE; encoded by the coding sequence ATGGACATGCAATCGCGAATTCGCCAGCTTTTTCAGGCCAGTATCGACACCAAGCAACAGGCGATGGACGTACTTGCACCGCACATCGAGCAAGCCAGCCAAGTGATGGTCAACGCCCTGCTCAACGAAGGCAAAATGCTTTCGTGTGGCAACGGCGGCTCTGCCGGCGACGCCCAGCACTTCTCGTCGGAGCTGCTCAACCGCTTCGAACGCGAGCGTCCGAGCCTGCCGGCCATCGCGCTGACCACCGACAGCTCGACGATCACCTCGATCGCCAACGACTACAGCTACAACGAAATATTCTCCAAACAGATCCGCGCCCTGGGCCAACCCGGCGACGTGCTGCTGGCGATTTCCACCAGCGGTAACTCAGCCAATATTATTCAAGCGATCCAGGCCGCACATGATCGCGAAATGATTGTCGTAGCATTGACCGGTCGTGACGGCGGCGGCATGGCGTCACTGTTGTTGCCTGAAGACGTCGAGATCCGCGTACCGGCCAATGTCACTGCACGTATTCAGGAAGTCCACCTGCTGGCGATCCACTGCCTTTGCGACTTGATCGACAGCCAACTGTTCGGGAGTGAAGAATGA
- a CDS encoding BON domain-containing protein, translating to MTPNRLGLLALTLCLGISGCTSVVNASREKPIEDDRGTRTFGSKIDDSLIETKVGVNIAKADPDLDNNSHIVVTSFNGVVLLAGQTPRADLKAKAEQEASAVQRVKTVHNELQVLSPSSLLARQNDAWLTTKIKTQMLTDASIPGSRIKVVTENGIVYLLGLLTKKEAAQATNLVQGVSGVQKIVKLFEYID from the coding sequence ATGACCCCTAATCGCCTAGGCCTTCTGGCCCTGACCCTATGCCTCGGCATCAGCGGCTGCACATCGGTGGTTAACGCCAGCCGGGAAAAGCCGATTGAAGATGACCGCGGCACCCGCACCTTCGGCAGCAAGATCGATGATTCCCTGATCGAAACCAAAGTGGGAGTGAACATCGCCAAGGCCGACCCGGACCTGGACAACAATTCGCACATCGTCGTTACCAGCTTCAACGGTGTTGTATTGCTGGCCGGCCAGACCCCACGCGCCGACCTCAAGGCCAAGGCCGAACAGGAAGCCAGCGCGGTGCAACGGGTCAAGACCGTGCATAACGAACTGCAAGTGCTGTCACCCTCCTCGCTGCTGGCACGCCAGAACGACGCGTGGCTGACGACCAAGATCAAAACTCAGATGCTCACCGACGCCAGTATTCCTGGTTCGCGCATCAAGGTTGTGACTGAGAATGGCATTGTCTATCTGCTGGGCTTGTTGACCAAGAAAGAGGCCGCGCAGGCGACCAATCTGGTGCAGGGTGTGTCCGGGGTGCAGAAAATCGTCAAGTTGTTTGAGTACATTGACTGA